A region from the Panicum hallii strain FIL2 chromosome 1, PHallii_v3.1, whole genome shotgun sequence genome encodes:
- the LOC112878499 gene encoding uncharacterized protein LOC112878499, with product MGLCASMLPWKAKRGQPEPRRSTPKVLFIVRNDGRQSKPEALVFHTHSYGGSGLQKPGRTDSRKHAKCGYDCTDLLCRRLRAPKPPRLPCGSTRSVAVEPMAADKRRPPMSSGATVDGRAAAAGEGCRTPTTPRRTPVWQRRILMGTRCELPRFSGLILYDELGRPLQSSSQNRAGHLISRASKYESKGKRKNARTTPTLRDLL from the exons ATGGGACTCTGCGCATCCATGTTGCCATGGAAGGCCAAGAGGGGACAGCCCGAGCCCAGGCGCAGCACGCCCAAGGTGCTCTTCATCGTCAGGAACGACGGTCGGCAGTCCAAGCCAGAGGCACTAGTGTTCCACACCCACAGCTATGGCGGCTCGGGGTTACAGAAACCTGGCAGAACGGACAGCAGGAAGCATGCTAAGTGCGGATACGACTGCACGGACTTGCTGTGCAGGAGGCTCCGTGCGCCTAAGCCTCCCAGGCTCCCTTGCGGAAGCACCAGAAGCGTCGCGGTGGAGCCGATGGCAGCAGACAAGAGAAGACCGCCGATGTCCAGTGGTGCGACAGTCGACGGGAGGGCAGCAGCTGCAGGAGAGGGCTGCAGGACTCCGACGACACCGAGGAGGACGCCGGTGTGGCAGCGTAGGATACTCATGGGGACCAGGTGCGAGCTGCCACGATTCAGCGGGCTCATACTGTATGACGAGCTTGGACGGCCCCTGCAGAGCAGCTCCCAGAACAGAGCAGGCCACCTCATAAGCAGAGCAAGCAAATACGAGTCCAAG GGCAAAAGGAAGAATGCCAGGACAACCCCAACTCTCAGGGACCTCCTGTAG